Proteins from one Cellulosilyticum lentocellum DSM 5427 genomic window:
- a CDS encoding pseudouridine synthase — MRINKLLSNKGICSRSQAHQLIVAGRVKVNGQLCIPGQWVEETDEILLDDRPVKEKERLYIILNKPVGIVCTAAEGVKDNIIRYMNYPAYLFPVGRLDKDSQGLILLTNDGDLASDILEAEKGHEKEYMVQVDRPYEEDFLHKMSQGVNLGDGVITRICQVSAINEDTFRIILTQGMNRQIRRMTKAFGYNVVRLERIRLLNIALGPLAYGEWRKLTNLEVETLKSEIEGNKVNQIEQNK; from the coding sequence ATGCGTATTAATAAATTACTAAGTAACAAAGGCATCTGTTCTAGAAGTCAGGCACATCAGCTGATTGTAGCAGGACGTGTGAAGGTGAATGGTCAGCTTTGCATACCAGGACAATGGGTAGAAGAAACGGATGAGATTTTATTAGATGATAGACCAGTTAAAGAGAAAGAGCGTCTCTATATTATTTTAAATAAGCCAGTTGGTATTGTTTGTACAGCAGCGGAGGGAGTGAAGGATAATATTATCCGTTATATGAATTATCCAGCATATTTATTTCCAGTGGGAAGACTTGATAAAGATTCACAGGGACTTATTTTGTTAACCAATGATGGAGATTTAGCTAGCGATATATTAGAAGCAGAAAAGGGACATGAAAAGGAATATATGGTGCAAGTAGATCGCCCCTACGAAGAGGATTTTCTTCATAAAATGAGTCAAGGGGTTAACTTAGGAGATGGTGTTATCACAAGGATTTGCCAGGTGAGTGCTATAAATGAGGATACTTTTCGCATTATACTGACTCAAGGTATGAATCGCCAAATTAGAAGAATGACAAAAGCTTTTGGCTATAACGTTGTGCGATTAGAGCGTATTCGTTTATTAAATATCGCTTTAGGCCCATTAGCTTATGGTGAGTGGAGAAAACTAACAAACCTAGAAGTAGAAACGCTAAAATCTGAGATTGAAGGTAATAAAGTTAATCAGATAGAGCAAAACAAATAA